The genome window CATATGAACAGCTCGTCAATGGAATAGGAGATCAGGTTCTCGGCGGTCTCGCGCTCTTCCTGGGGGTCGCGGCTGGAGCTGACCACGATCGGACATTGGCCACGTTGCCGCACATGGGCTTCGAAAGTCTGAGCCATCGAGGAGAAGTAGCGATTGTCATAAACGGGCAGCATCAGCCCCACCAATCCCGAGCGGGATCTGCGCAGCCCCTGGGCCTGCCGGTTGGTGGTATACTGGTGCTTTTCCGCGAGTTCGCGAATGAGGTCGGCGGTACTTTCCTTGATGCGGCGCTTGCGCCAGGTGCCGTTCAGGACCGCGCTGACGGTCGAGGGAGAAATTCCGGAGAGCACAGATAGGTCATAGATCGTGGCCTTCTTTCGACTGTCTTTCTTCATCAGCGTCTCCTCGGTTCCTCTTAGCGTCCGAGTCCTCTTGACGAAAGGATAGATCTCATCGATATTCATTGCACCATCGATTGTGCAAAAAAGAAAGATCGATTGTGCACAACAATGGTGCCGTTTGAGGAAGCGGCTGCCAAAGGGTGGCGGGGCACTTATTCGCCACCCACGCCGGAGGAAGGCCGTCGGTCTAGGCGCGCCTGTTTGTTCCCCGAGGGGAACTGTGGAGGAGAAGATCATGAAGAGATTTATCGTGGCTGCGCTCGCAGCGTCGCTGTCGCTTGCGACCGCCACAATGGCCTTTGCGCAGGACACCGGCAAGGTCGGCATCGTCGTGAAGATCGGCGGCATCCCATGGTTCAATGCCATGGAAGCCGGCATCAAGGAGCAGGGAAAGAAACTCGGCGTCGATGCCTCGATGATCGGTCCGACAAGCGCCGATCCGGCGCTTCAAGTACGCGCCATCGAGGATCTGATCGCTCAGGGCGTCAAGGTCATCGGCGTCGTTCCCAATGACGCCAAGGTTCTTGAGCCCGTTCTCAGCAAGGCGAAGGAAAAGGGTATCATCGTCATTACGCATGAATCGCCGGGCCAGAAGGGCGCGGACTGGGACTTCGAGCTTGCCTCCTCGACCGGCTTCGGTGAAGCGCATGCCAAGCTTCTCGCCGAGAAAATGGGTGGCAAGGGCGAATATGCAGTCTTCGTCGGTTCGCTGACGGTGCCGCTGCACAATGCCTGGGCCGATGCGGCGATTGCCTATCTCAAGAAGAATTATCCGGATATGAAGCTCGTCGGCGATCGTTACGGCGTGGCAGAAGACGTCGACAAGAGCCGCAGCACGGCGCTCGATCTCATTTCCGCCCATCCGGATCTCAAAGGCTTCCTCGCCTTCGGCAGTCAGGGTCCGATCGGCGCAGGCCGCGCGATCGAAGAGCGTCGCAAGGTCGGCAAGATCTTCGTGCTTGGCCCGTTCTCCCCCGGACAAGGACAGAAACTCCTGAAATCGGACGCGATTTCCGGCGGCTTCATGTGGAACCCCAAGCAGGCGGGAGAGGTGTTCGTGACACTTTCGCAGAAGCTGATGAAGGGTGAACAGATCAAGGACGGCGAGCAGATCGAAGGCTTGGGCACGATCCATCCCGATTTCGAAAAGCACAATATCATTGTGGACCAGCTCGTTCCGATCAACAAGAAGACGGTTGCCGATCTCGCGGCAATGGGCCTCTGAAACAAGACCGGTTCTCCCGGCAGGCTGGGCCGGCTTCGGCTGGCCCGGCATGTC of Rhizobium sp. NXC24 contains these proteins:
- a CDS encoding autoinducer 2 ABC transporter substrate-binding protein; the encoded protein is MKRFIVAALAASLSLATATMAFAQDTGKVGIVVKIGGIPWFNAMEAGIKEQGKKLGVDASMIGPTSADPALQVRAIEDLIAQGVKVIGVVPNDAKVLEPVLSKAKEKGIIVITHESPGQKGADWDFELASSTGFGEAHAKLLAEKMGGKGEYAVFVGSLTVPLHNAWADAAIAYLKKNYPDMKLVGDRYGVAEDVDKSRSTALDLISAHPDLKGFLAFGSQGPIGAGRAIEERRKVGKIFVLGPFSPGQGQKLLKSDAISGGFMWNPKQAGEVFVTLSQKLMKGEQIKDGEQIEGLGTIHPDFEKHNIIVDQLVPINKKTVADLAAMGL